One Cyprinus carpio isolate SPL01 chromosome B25, ASM1834038v1, whole genome shotgun sequence genomic region harbors:
- the LOC122142373 gene encoding serine/threonine-protein kinase pim-1-like: MLLLLIDYIFSRYTVGDQLGKGGCGVVYEGTRLEDNLKVALKYVTKTQHTKCIFIPDHPNPLPKEIALTILANKGPSVPEIIRLLDWTDHPDHFVMVLECPSPCENLVEFIRRHGGSLDEEKTRQIMWQAAHAANMCHLRGVFHRDVKLENILVNRETSEVRLIDFGCGDILRRTPYRSYSGTAVYSPPEYHSRGKYYGGPATVWSLGIVMFALLCGHFPSDYDLFLLQCKRWSKPGLSKECCDLLRALLHEKPSRRLGLGQILSHNWFKTTPVGVSHAALRLAGCIRRRFHPSAHLCILRGEQALCSLGLREQYLRLALPASTVQMPKIAQKAVSFHSHPGLQSPSHPYTGPEVSAMAITSSEVPDSAKDCPVLGAMVSKLLAMLARCQSSLPQ, from the exons ATGTTGTTACTTTTAATAGACTACATCTTCAGCCGTTACACTGTGGGTGATCAGCTGGGGAAAGGTGGATGTGGTGTGGTGTATGAAGGGACACGTCTGGAGGATAATCTTAAA GTGGCTTTGAAATACGTCACAAAGACCCAACACACGAAATGTATATTCATT CCCGATCATCCAAATCCCCTTCCAAAAGAGATCGCCCTCACCATCCTGGCAAACAAAGGTCCCAGCGTGCCAGAAATTATCAGGCTGCTGGACTGGACGGACCACCCTGACCACTTCGTCATGGTTCTCGAATGTCCCTCTCCCTGTGAGAATCTCGTGGAGTTCATCAGGCGTCACGGTGGAAGCCTCGACGAGGAGAAAACACGGCAGATCATGTGGCAGGCGGCTCATGCAGCAAACATGTGCCACCTCCGTGGAGTGTTCCACCGTGACGTCAAACTAGAGAACATACTGGTAAACAGGGAGACATCCGAAGTCAGGCTGATTGACTTCGGATGCGGGGACATTTTGAGGAGGACACCGTACAGGTCATACTCTG gcacAGCAGTGTACTCCCCTCCAGAGTACCACAGCAGGGGGAAGTACTACGGCGGGCCGGCGACGGTCTGGTCACTAGGGATTGTGATGTTCGCATTGTTGTGTGGACACTTCCCTAGTGACTATGACCTGTTCCTGCTACAGTGCAAGCGCTGGTCCAAACCCGGCCTGTCAAAAG AATGCTGTGACCTCCTCAGGGCTCTCCTGCACGAGAAGCCAAGCCGGAGACTTGGTCTGGGGCAAATTTTGTCCCACAACTGGTTTAAG ACCACTCCAGTTGGCGTCTCTCATGCAGCTTTGCGTCTTGCGGGCTGCATCAGGAGACGCTTCCATCCCTCCGCTCACCTTTGCATCTTGCGGGGAGAGCAAGCCTTGTGTAGCCTTGGCTTGAGGGAGCAGTATTTGCGTCTGGCG CTTCCTGCCTCCACTGTCCAAATGCCAAAAATAGCCCAAAAGGCTGTCTCATTCCACAGCCACCCTGGGCTCCAGTCTCCCAGTCATCCCTATACAGGCCCAGAGGTGTCTGCCATGGCCATTACTTCTTCAGAGGTTCCTGACT CTGCCAAAGATTGTCCTGTATTAGGCGCCATGGTCTCCAAGCTCCTTGCAATGTTAGCTCGGTGCCAGAGCTCCCTGCCTCAGTGA